The following is a genomic window from Pirellulales bacterium.
GCACGCTCTCGGGAGCGTACGACCCGTTCATGGTGGGTTGCACGGAGGCGAGTGAGGTCGAGTTGCCGGCACTCAAATTGCTCGATGGGCTAAACCCGCTACGCATCCAAGACCGCCGTCAGTTGCTAGTCGAGCTTGATACGGCGGCACGGCAAGCCGCGCACGAAGGGCCGCGTGATTGGGCGCGGAACATGAATTCGGCCTACGACCTGCTGTTGGATCCGGCCGCACGGCGAGCCTTCGACCTGACGCGGGAAAGCGATGAGACGCGGGCCCGCTACGGGTACACCACATTTGGGCAGAGCAGCTTGCTGGCGCGGCGCCTGGTGGAAGCCGGCGCGCCCTATGTGCAGTTGAATTACAGTCGCCACGTCGAGGCGCTGAATCCTGGCTTTGAATTTGGCTGGGATACGCACATCTACAATTTCGAGTTGTTGCAGGACCAACTTTGTCCGATCCTCGATCGAGCCTTCTCCGCCTTGTTGGACGATCTTTACGAGCGCGGTCTGATCGACGACACGCTCGTCGTGATGATGGGGGAATTCGGACGTACTCCGAAGATCAATGGTCGCGCGGCACGCGACCATTGGCCGGCTTGCTACTATTCGATCTGGGCTGGCGGAGGCGTCCAGCCTGGCCGCGTGATTGGCGCGAGCGACGCGCGGGGTGAGCAGCCCACGAGCGAACCGATCTCGCCCCTAATGGTCGGCACGACCATTTCCCACCTGGCAGGCATCGATATCCAGGCGCGCGAGGAAATGAGCGTCCTTGCCGGCGGAAGGATCATTGATGGCCTCTTGTAATCGCCTGGCGGTTTTCCTTTTATGCACCGTTGCATCCGCACTTATCGCAGAGGCCGAGGCGGGCGACACGGTGCGGGTCACGCGCGACGGGCGACTGAAGTTCAGCCCGGTTTTTCGCGACGGTGGCGCTGAGCTTGTCTTCGCTGAATTGGTGACGCCGTCCCTCTACCAACTCCGCCGATTGGTAGTGGCCGATGGCAGCAATAGTCCGCTGAACACCACGGCCTCGACATCGGAATTTGAGCCGGCCTGCTCCCTCGACAGCGAGTGTTACGCCTATCTCAAAACGCGCAGCGCCCTAAGCGTAAGCGTCGTCGTCTGCAATCGACGGGGAACGAAGCTGGGCGAGATACTGCCGGCAGACGGTTTTTGCGGCTATCGCAGCCCGGCGCTGGCACCGGATCATTCGCGCGTAGCGTTCTCATACGCCGAAACGGGCAGGCAGCAGATTTTTTCGGCACGGCCCGACAATACCGACCGGAGGGCACTTACCGATTCACGCGGTATCAATAATTGGCCATCCTACGCGCCAGACGGCAAGTCGATCGTGTTCGGTTCCAGTCGTGACGGCAATTTCGAGATCTATCGAATGAGTTCCGATGGATCGGACGTGCGCCGTCTCACCGACAGCCCATTTCAGGACATACGACCGCGTTTTTCACCCGACGGACGGCGCATCGCCTTTACCAGCCATCGCGACGGCAACGCTGAGGTGTACGTTATGCAGGCCGACGGTTCCGTACCACAGCGCATCACGGAAAACTCCGAACGAGACGACTACCCCGATTGGCATCCTGATGGTAGGCAGCTAATCCTTGTGAGCGAACGTGCAGGCAAACACGATTTGTATCTGACGAGCGTGCCGCCCTAGAAACTCTGCCGCTACCTTATGTGGTGCCGCACAGTTGGTGGAATGGCGAACCTATCTCCGTTCGCCCTGTGCTGAATGAATTGCGAAGGTCCAAACCGGACACCTGAGGAGTCTCCATGAGAACCGTGATTCGTGGCGTACTGCCAACAATTTTTGGGCTCGCGTTGTGGCTGTCGCACAATGCCGCGATTGCCGATGACGCGCCGCTGAACATCATTTGCTTTGGGGCGCACCCGGACGATTGCGAGTTACAGGTGGGGGGTGTGGCCGCGATGTGGGCCGCAAAGGGACATCGCGTCAAGTTCGTCTCGGTCACCAACGGCGACATCGGACATTGGCGTGAAGCTGGCGGTCCATTGGCGCAGCGTCGCAAGGCCGAAGTCGGCGCCGTCGCGAAGGCGCTTGGCATCACGAGCGAGGTGCTCGACATCCACGATGGCGAACTGTTGCCCACGCTCGACAATCGCCGCACCATCGCCCGGCTGATTCGCGAGTGGAATGCCGACATCGTCATGAGTCATCGTCCGAACGATTATCATCCCGACCATCGCTATACCGGCGTGCTGGTGCAGGACGTGGCCTACATGGTTGCGGTGCCTTTTTTTGCGCCGGATACGCCCCCCTTGAAGAAGAATCCTGTGTTTCTGTTCTACCCAGACAATTTTCAGAAGCCGACGCCTTTTCAGCCCGACGTTGCCGTGGCGATCGACAGCGTGATG
Proteins encoded in this region:
- a CDS encoding DUF1501 domain-containing protein, which codes for TLSGAYDPFMVGCTEASEVELPALKLLDGLNPLRIQDRRQLLVELDTAARQAAHEGPRDWARNMNSAYDLLLDPAARRAFDLTRESDETRARYGYTTFGQSSLLARRLVEAGAPYVQLNYSRHVEALNPGFEFGWDTHIYNFELLQDQLCPILDRAFSALLDDLYERGLIDDTLVVMMGEFGRTPKINGRAARDHWPACYYSIWAGGGVQPGRVIGASDARGEQPTSEPISPLMVGTTISHLAGIDIQAREEMSVLAGGRIIDGLL
- a CDS encoding PIG-L family deacetylase, encoding MRTVIRGVLPTIFGLALWLSHNAAIADDAPLNIICFGAHPDDCELQVGGVAAMWAAKGHRVKFVSVTNGDIGHWREAGGPLAQRRKAEVGAVAKALGITSEVLDIHDGELLPTLDNRRTIARLIREWNADIVMSHRPNDYHPDHRYTGVLVQDVAYMVAVPFFAPDTPPLKKNPVFLFYPDNFQKPTPFQPDVAVAIDSVMDKKLDALMLIESQFYEGGALGSVDLIPSDPAKVDERRKLVRAGLGGRNRGNSQKFRTLLADWYGKEQADKVQYTEAFEICEYGRKPSKDELKRLFPFFGE